ATGGTGGCCAGATCATATCGCAGGCTGCTGTTACTTCGACTATATCAGGGAGTCGGCAATATCCAGGGCAGGCAATAAAAAAAAAGGCCCGAGGGCCTTCATTTTATTCACTTTGCTGGTTAGAACAGCTTCTCCATGGGAGGTTTGACACCAGCTAGCCGCAGGTACACAGTAGCTTGTCCCCTGTGATGGGTCTGATGCTCAAACGCCTTTTCAAAGGTAGTCCCTTTGGTCAGCTCAAACCGGTCCATTAGTTTGATGTTTTCATTTAGCTGTGCTGGCGTCAGCTTTTTCAGGCAACTGATAGCGAAATCATAGCTTTCCATCACCACTTTTGTTACGGCTTCTTTTGACCTATCAGTAGTCTTTTCAGCTTCTCCCATACCAAAGGGAGATTTTTCCCCCGTAGCGGCAGATGAGAAACCATAGTTCGCATCGGCGATGTGTAACATCTGCTCTGCAAATGATCGCATTTCCGGCGTTGGTTTTAGTCCGTAATCTTTGTCCGGCATGGCGTCAAGATATTCTTTGGTGTATGCTTTGGCACGTTCCCATTCTTTGACCATGGCGTCGGTAGAAGATTGGGCATTGACGATACCGGATATACCCAGGAACAACACCAGGGTCTGAATAAATGCAACAGCTTTCATTATGGAGGATTTTTTTGGTGGCAAAATGCACTGGTCTTTAAATTAACACGGTTCACAGGCGTTTGGTTTAACAATAGTTCCGCAGGGCCGCCTGGTCTTATTTAACGTGGTGCTACGACGAGGTTCCCGAAATCCCCTTCGGCATTATTACCTACCCACAAACCCAGTTTGCCGGAGGTCCGGGTACCCAGTGAGGTTACCTGCAGACTGGGGCTTTTCTCATTATTGACATATACTTTAATGGCCTTACCCTGTACATCTATCTTCACATGGAACCAGTCGTCGGGTGCAGGCGGTACAGCAAGTTTGTTTTCATATACACCCGGGTGTTCTTCCCTTAGCCGTTCCCATCCATAGAGAGTGTCCTGTACATACTGTACCATGTGCATGCTGGCCAGGCTGTCTTTCGCATGGAAGTTAAAGGGCCGGAAGTAGATCACTTCACAATCGTCTTTCGACGCGCCGTGAAAGGCTATACCGATAAAGCTACGTTGTTTGATGTCTTTGCCCCGCAGATCGGCTTCTATAGCACCATTGGAGAAGGAGGCGTTATTAATCCAGGCAACGCCGGCGCCATTGTCAGCGGAAAGCCGGACGCCGTTTTTCTCAGTCAGTCCGGATATACGCCTGTTTTCGACAGTGAAGCTTTTTTTGGTTAACAGGTCTGACAGGTTATAGGTCATACGCTGACGCTGGGCATCAACAGGGAGACTGAATGCGAGGATTAATGCAGCCATACCTATCAGACGGCTTAACCGAACAGGTATCGTCATACCGTCGGTCATTGGGAATGTACTTCTTTTCATAACTCAGATTTATACAGTTAATGTGCTTATGGCATGGGTTATTGAATAGTCGGGGGGAAACCTCTCAGGCAGCGCTGTCACGGGTCATTACAGGTTGTAGGGCAAATTAGTAAATAGAATGTTAGGGTTTTGGTAAAATACATAAGATTACTCATCCGTCAGGAAAGATAGCCGTTACCTGTTCCGGACTGATACATATCAGTTCAATGAGAGATTTCAGAAAATTATGAACCGTCGTCTTTTCGAGTTGCAGCGACTGGGTAATGTCCTGCAGGCGTACATTATTCCCATTCTGGGCGATATACTGCAGAATTTCCATTGTACGCCGTACCAACTGTATCATAAGTTCATGATTATTGGACAAACCAGCAAAAAACTGCCAGAAGTTTGGTTTGAAGTTCAAATGTAATGAATTTTGCAGGGCAACAATGACGCCTGACAGGTATCACTACTTAAATATCATTATTATATGCAATCATTACAAGGAAAGACCGCCGTTATCACCGGCGCAGGAAAAGGATTAGGTAAAGCAATGGCACTGGCACTGGCCGCAGAGGGTGTACATCTGGGGCTGATCGCCCGCACGGCGGCTGACCTGCAACAGGTAGCAGGGGAAGTGAAGGCAATCAATGCGGATGTGAACGTGGCATATGCGACTGCAGATGTAGGCGACTATGCGCAGGTAAAAGCCGCAATAGCCAGCATCACCGGTGCCCTGAAAAAAATCGATATACTGATCAATAATGCAGGTGTACTGGCGTATGGCGGTATACTGGAGATTCCGGTGGAGGAATGGGAGAAAGTATTCCAGGTGAATGTACTGGGTACGTATTATGTAACACGTGAGGTATTACCGTTCATCCTGGAGCAGGGTAAGGGTGATATTATCAATGTGGCATCTACAGCGGGACAGAAGGGTGCGGCGAAGATGACAGCCTATGGTGCGTCCAAAGCGGCGGTGATCAACTTTACAGAGTCGCTGATGCAGGAGGTGCGTAAATCGAATGTGCGCGTGACCACACTGAACCCTAGTACGATCGCAACAGAGATGACATTGACATCTAAGTTTACTGATGGAAATCCGGACAAGGTATTACAACCGGAAGATCTGGCATTCCTGGTGGTGAATAATCTGAAGCTGCCCCAGCGCGCTTTTGTAAAGGAAGTAGGATTGTGGTCAACTAATCCATGATCGGATCAGGAAGGGGCTGAAAAGCCCCTTTTTTAATAATATACAACACTGTTAGCTCCCCGGCCTTTGATGCCCCCCCATGATATCGCCTACATTTACAGGATTTTGTACAGAATGACCGATGGTTTAGACATGGACAAAACGACTATGTAGTAATAATTTTGTCAGCAGTATGAGTTAACCATGATACACATCACTGCAATGATCGCTTGTATCAATATAGGTAACCCGGGGAAGATATCTGCTTCCCGTTATTATCGTCTACAGCATACTTACTAAATCGTAAGGCTTTATCAACAGTAAAAAAAATGTTATGCAGTCAAAGGTCGCAGATCAGCTGGTTGAAATGTTAGTTAACGCAGGTATTAAGAGAATATACGCCATCACCGGCGATAGTCTTAATGGCTTGAATGATGCTATCCGGAAACATCCGGAACTCACGTGGATACATGTAAGAAATGAAGAAGCAGGCGCGTTCGCAGCCTCCGCAGATGCGCAGATCAGTGGGCTGGCGTGTTGTGCGGGCAGCAGCGGACCCGGACACGTACACCTGGTGAACGGATTATATGATGCTCACCGTTCCGGCGCGCCGGTACTGGCAATTGCTACTACCTGTGCTACAAAGGAATTTGGTAGCGGTTATTTTCAGGAAACGAATGTGATCAAACTATTTGATGATTGCAGTTATTATACGCAGGTGGGGGCCACGCCGGAACAGGTGCCGAGAATGACACAGGCGGCGATTCAGACAGCTGTACAGAAGAAGGGTGTTGCAGTAGTAGGATTGCCTGGCGATGTAGCCCTGTCAGCTGCTACGACCATTGAATCATCCACCCGCAATTATTTTACCAGGGCTACGATCTGTCCTATGCCTGAAGAACTTGCTGTGCTAGCAGGTATAATCAACGCACATCCTAAGATCTGCATCTTTTGTGGTATCGGCGCTGCGGAGGCACACGATGAAGTAGTGGCCATGGCGGCTTTGCTGAAAGCGCCTGTGGGATATTCTTTCCGTGGGAAGATGGGCATTGGATACGATAACCCTTACCAGGTAGGTATGACCGGTTTGCTTGGATTACCTTCTGCCTATCACAGTATGCATGAGAGTGATGTGGTGATCCTGCTGGGAACTGATTTCCCTTACACACAATTTTATCCGGAGAATAAAAAGATCATCCAGATAGATATCAAACCAGAGAACCTGGGACGCCGGGCGAAGCTGGAGATGGGATTGTATGGCGATATTAAGACTACGCTCAATGCGTTACTGCCGTTACTGAAGGAAAAGACAGATAATAGCTTTCTGAACGCACAACTGGAAATCTATCATAAGGTGCAGGAACACTTACAACTCTACGTAAAAGACAAGGGTGCGAAGAATGCGATACATCCGGAAGCAGTAGCGGCGACATTGAACAAGCTGGCGGCAGACGATGCTATTTTTACCTGCGACACAGGTATGTGTAATGTATGGAGCGCGCGTTATATTGATGCTACCGGCAAAAGAAAAATGATAGGTTCTTTTGTACACGGTTCGATGGCCAACGCCATGCCGCATGCAATGGGCGCAGCATTGGCCAGTCCTGGTACGCAGGTGGTGGCTATGTGCGGTGATGGCGGTATCTCTATGTTACTCGGAGATCTTGCAACGATTAAACAATACAGACTGCCAGTAAAACTGATCGTGTTTAATAACCGTTCACTGGGTATGGTAAAACTGGAAATGGAAGTACTGGGGCTGCCGGATTTCCAGGTAGATATGCAGGACCCTGACTTTGCAAAAGTGGCGGAAGCAATGGGGATCAAAGGTATCACCATCAGCGATCCGGCGGAACTGGAGAATGGACTGCGGGAAGCATTTAATACAGACGGACCTGTGCTGGTCAATGTATTTACTGATCCTGCTGCATTGTCGATGCCGCCGCATGTTGAACTGAAGATGGTGAAGGGGATGGCCATTTCCATGACCAAAATGATGCTGGGGGGGAAGTTCGAGGATGTACTGGCTTCAGTGAAGGGCAATTACAAACATTTGTACGAGCTGTTCGATTAATCTTTCATGTACAGCTTAAATCAGCAATCAATGATGAACGTGGACACGAATGATAAGCGCCAGGCTTTTATCTGGGCCTGGGTGATTGGGACGATCTTTTATCTGGTAGAATATGCGGTAAGGTCGTCTCCGGCAGTGATGATTCCTGAACTGGAACAGGTCTTTCATGTAGATGCAGTCGGTATCGGAGAGATCGTGGTGAAGTACTATTTTACCTATTCGGTGACCAGCCTGGTAGCCGGGGTGGCACTGGACCGCTGGGGAGGTAAGGGAGTGATCTCTTTCGGATCGCTGGTATTGGGAGTGGGGTCACTGTTGTTTGCGGTGCCACTTGTGGCAGCAGGAGATATCGGCAGGTTATTACAGGGAGCAGGGTCCGCTTTTGCTTTTACCGGTTGTGTGTACCTGGCTGCACATGGTTTCTCACCTAAGTTCCTGGCGACGGCAATTGGTATTACACAATGTGTAGGTATGCTGGGAGGCTCCGCGGGTCAGTTTGTAACCGGCCCGTTGATCAGCAGCGGGTTTCCGGTAAAGAGCTTCTGGCTGATCATCGGCGTGATCAGTGTAGTCATTGCAGTGATGCTGTATATGACAACGCCGAGGGAACAGGTAAGCGTAAGCGGTAAGACGGCTGGTATACTGGCGCCTTACAGGATTGTTTTTACCAATCCACAGTCTTATCTGAGTGGTGTGATATCAGGATGTCTGTTTGCACCCACCACTATTTTTGCGATGACCTGGGGAATTGCCTTCTTAAAGCAGGACCTGCAATTCTCTAATCAGGCGGCCGTTGTCGCATGTGCAATGGTACCAATGGGCTGGGTAGTAGGTTGCCCCCTGGCAGGGTGGATCTCGGACCGGATGGGTAAACGCAGGCCGGTATTGATCGCCGGTATCGTAGTGATGTTCATTGCTTTTACGCAATTTGTTTTCCTGCCTGCTTCATTACCCAGCTGGCTGACGCTGGCAGTGTTTGGCATTGCGTCGGGCGTTGCGATGATTCCTTATTCAATTATCAAGGAAGCAAATCCGGATGAGGTGAAAGGTAGTGCAACCGGTGGGATCAACTTCCTGGTGTTTGGCGTGACGTCTATATTGGGGCCAATATTTGCAGCTTATTTTGGGAAGACACTTTTTACCGCATCAGATAATACCGCTCATTTCAAGGGTGCAGGAATATTCTTTATTGTCATTATATTGGTGGCATTCTTCCTGAGCCTTGTGATTGGTGAAACGGGTAAAGGTGCGGGATTAAGAAAAGTGCAGGTATCATGAAACAGTTGCTGTTCATTTGTGCCCTTTGTTTGATAACCGGCCTTTCATCCTTTGCGCAGGGTGGCTCTCCAGAATATAAAGATGGCATGCGTATCAAGTTCGATTCCTCCGGGAAGAAGTACATACAGTTTAATACATATGCCACTTTCTGGGCGAGACACACCCGCGCTAACCCCGGAACAGCGATCAATGGTGTGCAGAAGGATAGCTGGACCGATTTCAGCATCCGTCAGTTCAGACTAACGACTTACAGTCAGCTGGGCCCCCGGTATCTGATCGTCGCCAATATCGGTATAGATAACCAGACCTTTTCCAGTGGTGGTAGTAGCGGTGGCGGCAACACGGGGAACGGCAGCGCGCAGTTCCAGGGTACGCTGGGTAAGAAGCCGGAGTTATACGTCCATGATCTCTGGAATGAATATGCAGTGCTGCCTGATCATAAAGACGCCTCCTGCAGGATGAATAACGTGTCTTTGTATGTGGGTACCGGCCTGCATTACTGGATGGGGATCAGTCGTATGACGACGGCCAGTTCATCGAACTACCTGGCTTTGGACGTACCGCTGTATAACTGGCCACTGGTTGATCTGTCAGATCAGTTTGCCCGCCAGATCGGTGTTTATGCAAAAGGACATGTTTATAAACTGTCATACAGGTGGGCGGTCAATAAACCATTTACCGTGCTGAATCAACCAGTGGCTTATCCGGCTGGGGCGCCGGACAGCGGGTATGCCGTAGATAATAATGCGGCAGGTGGATTGTCTACGACCGGTTATGTGGCCTGGCAGTTTTTTGAGCGGGAGTCGGACTTCCTGCCATTTACGGTAGGTACTTATGTGGGTACAAAAAAGGTGCTGAATGTAGGTGCAGGATATTACTACACCGCGTCCGGAACGACCACACAACGGTCTAATACAGCGACAGCTGCATTGCAGGAGCATAACATAGGATTGTGGGCGACGGATGTATTTGCAGACATCCCATTCGGTGGTAATACCAGTAACTGGGCATTCACGGGTTATAGTGTGTACTACAATTATCACTTCGGTCCTGGTTATCTTCGTAATGGTTCCATTATGAATGTGAATGCCGGTGCAGCAGAGCGCTACAATGGCGTGAAGTCACAGGCAGGGTTTGGGAATCTTGCGCCTATTATTGGTACAGGTACTTCCTGGTTTACACAAGCAGGAATTTTACTGCCAAAGACAATGTGGAGGAGTGCCGTAAGGGTACAGGCTTTCGGAGAATATAGCTGGCAGCGCTTCCAGCGTTATGGTAGTAATGCGTTCACGTACTGGAGTTGTGGTTCGAATATTTTCCTGGATGGGCATCATGCGAGAGTGACGCTGAAGTATCAGACACGTCCGGTAGTTGTCGCAGACAGGCAATATACCTCAAGGGGGACGTTTATTGTGGCGACACAGGTGTCTTTATGAGTGATGAATACGATCCGGAGGCTGACTGCCAATGGCGGACAGCCTCCCATGATCATTTGTCTGAGCCAGGCGTTAGCCAATTTTTACTGAGGTCATAGTCAGTGAACCAGCCACCGCCTTGTCGTTAAAGAATGCCACGTTGTCTTTGCTGCTTTTTAATCCGAGTGTGTAAATGAGCGGCAGATAGTGATCAGGTGTTGGGATGGCCAGCGTAGCTTCCCTTCCCAGTTTCTCATAGTTGATGAGTGCTCTGTGATCGTTCTGCTGGATCAGGTATTTGAACTGATCGTTGATCTTTGAGGCCCAGTCGAAGGCAAACTGTTCGTTCAGTCTGTCCCAGGCAGCCATCCGGAGGTTGTGTACCATGTTGCCGCTACCGATGATCAGGACACCTTTCTTACGGAGGGCATATAGTTCCTTTGCCATTTCATAGTGGTACTGCGGATGTTTTGAGTAGTCAATACTGAGTTGCAGTACCGGTATATCAGCATGCGGGTACATATGCCGGATGATGGTCCAGGTACCGTGGTCCAGTCCCCAGTCATGGTCCAGTTCTACCTGTGTGGACTGGATCAGTTTTGCTGTTTCTTTTGCCAGCAATGGATCGCCGGGGGCAGGGTATTGTACGGCGAAGAGTTCCCTGGGAAACCCACCGAAATCATGAATGGTCTTAGGGAAGTCCATGGCGGTGATCCTGGTGCCTCTGGTCAGCCAGTGCGCAGAGACCACCAGTACAGCCTTTGGCGTGGGTGTCTCTTTCGCCATTTGTGTCCAGCGACGGCTGAACTCCGTGTCTTCGATCCCATTCATGGGAGATCCGTGTCCGATGAAGAGTACGGGCATCATGTGCTCGTCTTCAGGGAGATTATCTGTAAAGTTTTTGAATGCGGATAAAGTTGTCATACTAAGAGCTCCTACTGCTATCGATTTAATAAAATTTTTCCTTTCCATCTGAAACAGTCGTTTTAGGCCAGCAACTACTGAGAGATCTTATTAAAAGGACCTTCCAGGCGTCAGTTGGCTGATCGGATAAGCAAAGTTATCAAGGACGCGCGGATTATTTATTGCTTTGGAGCAATAAATCGGGCGCTAACCCGGAGGTAAGTGGTCGCTTGCCTGATGGAGGTAAAGAGCTGCCGGTGTGAGTAGAGAACTATTGTAGATAAGGAAGAATCCGCAATATTCGCTATATTAAGTGCCTGAAATACCATCAACCCGTTATCCTTATGCAGTCTTATACAGAACAATCCCATTTTCGGCAACCATCCAGGGCGATGGCGGTACAGCCGTCTTCCCCAGGTGGAATCTCCATGCCTGCTGTACAACCTTTTCAGCGAATGGTTAGCCCGGCATCAATGAGTGGCGTGGTGCAGCTGGGGAAGAAGAAAACAAAAAAGAATACAGGTGATAACGAACCGGAGCCTAAGAAGGAGAAGAAAGGGGAGGTGGATTCGGATGAGGAAGTGTTACCCACAACTCCACAGGACCTGCTGGTATCTGTTTTAGGCATAGATGAGACTGAGGCACAGGAAATACTTGCTAAGACGGTCATGTATTCAGAACTGGCAGCAAAAAATGCGGACGGTATCAGATTTCTGGCAGGAGACAAGGGCAGACATAAAAGGGCGGAGCTTGAGCTGAATGAGCGTGGGCTTCAAAGGGCAAGGGACACTGTCAGCCGGTTCAATATCCTCCAGGAACGGCTTAATCTGGATGATGATCTTGCCCACTTTGCAACGCATACAGCAGCCGAAACTTCCAGTTATTCGAACGAGGATATGGAGGGATTCGGCAAGACATATAACGATGATGAGGAAAAATGGGAAGATGACCCGGAATTTGACAGAGATGCATTTGTAGCGGCACTGGAAAGGGAGCAGGAGGATTTTCACGCGAACAGGTCAAAAGGAGGTGGAGGTGGTTCCGGAGACTGGGCTTTTGGTAGCGTACGTAATGAAGCTAAAGAGATTGGCAGGTCTGGAGATCAGCAGCTGTTTAAGAACGGCAAATATACCATTCACCATAAAGTATCCCGTTCCAACCTGAAGGGATTGCATAAGAAGATGGTGCAACATGCGGACGTTTCTCAGTCATTTAAGCTGAAGTTGGAGGAGATTGGCACTTCGACATTCAAAGGGGCTTCCAATACACAAAAAATTCTCCTGAATCTGCCTTTCAACCTGGAAGTCGGACCATCTGGAGATAATCGTATCGGTGACCCCGGCAGTGGGGTGGATCTCAATACGGATGAAGATGGCGCAAGGACACCGCGTAGCGAAGTACTTAACGAAATTGACAACGCGATAGGTAATGAAACCCAGATGAACCAGCAGCAATTCTGGGATGCGTTGACGACCAAACTGGAGACACTGCGTAAGCTGCAGAATAGTCAGCTAAAGGCGGATGGACGAGAGGATAATGTGCTTAGTAAGCCTAAAGTAGACCAATGGGAGCCTCAACAGGGAGGGAAATTTCGACGCAGATAGCTACCCCTGCTTCCGGAGTGATAATCTTTTCCGGAGGCGGCTTAGGGTAGCCGGCGTCAGTCCCATATACGACGCGATCATATGCTGAGGTACCCGGTTCACTATCTGCGGGTAGGTATTGACAAAGTGCTGGTATTGCTCTTCCAGCGATAAGTGAAAGGAAGAGGTAAAGCGCTTCTGCAAAGCGATATAGGCATTAGTGATAAGTAGCCGCATATAGGTCTCGTATTTACCCAGTTGTTTCAGTAGCGTCTCGTGAGCGCTTTTACTGATCAGCAGAACCGTTGTGTCTTCCAGCGCATCAATGCTTTGGGTGGCGGGTTCGCCAGTGAGGAAGCTATATAGGTCAGCAATGGTCCAGCCTTCTATGGCGAACTGTGTAATGCGCTGTGTACCATTTTCTTCCGGAAGATACATGCGTAATACCCCATTTTCTACAAAGGCAATATGTTTACTGACCTCACCTTCATGGAGCAGGAATTCCTTCTTCCGTAATGTTTTAGGTACCAGATGCGCTTTTATGATGGCCGTTTCGTCCGTCGTTAGGGGCACCTTTTCATTGAACCGCTGGAAGAATAGATCGTACATAGTTGCTGGTATATCTGACTTAAAAACGAATGGCCGTTGCCGAAGCACATGCATGGGCAGGTGACAGAGGTGGAGGAAGGAGCACTTTTATATACAAATTGTTATAGCAGATCCTTTTCAAAACAAACACTATCCGGCAAACCGATATAAGGCTCATAATTAGGGATACGTTTATACCCAAGACTGGTATATAATCCCAGTGCTTCCTGTTGCTGACTGCCTGTCTCCAGCACGGTTTTACGGAAGCCGATTTCTGTCGCCCAGGTTTCCAGTTCTTTCATCAGTAATTTACTGAAACCCTTTCCTCTTGCCTCGTCGCGTACATACACTCGTTTTACCTCAACAGCATCGTCACTGTAGGATTTGAAGCATCCGCAGCAAACAGGTACATCATTCATATAGATAACGACAGCCGTATCGAGCGGCTGGAGCTTATTGTGCCCGTCGTAGATGTCCATAATATCTCCGTTGCGGCGGCGCAGGTCTGCATCCAGCTCGGTAATGAGCAGTTGGAAGTCCGGAACGGTACTGGCTGTTCTTTTGATGACGATATTATCCATGACGGTACTAAGATAATCATCTGGCAGGAGTTTGTCTGATTTTATGTGGTGATAATTAAAAGGCTCCGGAGAGGTATGTTGCTCCGGAGCCTTTACTACATTCAAAATGAACGTTGATCATTACTGCACCTTTGCTACCGCCGGCTTACCTGCCGTAGCAAAATGATACTGACCGGAAGCCACTTCCAGCTCCATCACTTCCTTTCCTTTATGCTTCACCCTTATCTCTTTCTGATTATCAACAGACAGTCCGCCCTCCAGTACATCGCCACCATCTTTCACCGGAACATACACTGTAGCGGTCGTGTTAGCCGGTATATCCACATCCAGCAGGAACTGCCCGTTTTCCACGCGCCAGGAGGACTTTATATTCCCATAGTAAGTGGCGAGGTTGCCTTCTGCCTTTGTCAGCGATCCGCCTGGATTAGGCCTGATAATGATATGCTTGTACCCCGGTGCGTCTTCTTTTGTGTCAATACCAACGATCACCCGGTACATCCAGTCACCGATAGCGCCATATGCATAGTGGTTGAAAGAGTTCATACCTGGTGTCTCAAAGCTGTGATCAGGCTTTTCCCCATTCCATCTCTCCCAGATGGTAGTGGCACCCATCTTCACCGGATACAGCCAGGAAGGATAACTCTCCTGTAGCAGCAGCGTATATGCCAGATCGGTATAACCGAAGCGGCTTAACACATGGCAGAGGTAGGGTGTACCC
The DNA window shown above is from Chitinophaga agri and carries:
- a CDS encoding DinB family protein, with protein sequence MKAVAFIQTLVLFLGISGIVNAQSSTDAMVKEWERAKAYTKEYLDAMPDKDYGLKPTPEMRSFAEQMLHIADANYGFSSAATGEKSPFGMGEAEKTTDRSKEAVTKVVMESYDFAISCLKKLTPAQLNENIKLMDRFELTKGTTFEKAFEHQTHHRGQATVYLRLAGVKPPMEKLF
- a CDS encoding MFS transporter, encoding MMNVDTNDKRQAFIWAWVIGTIFYLVEYAVRSSPAVMIPELEQVFHVDAVGIGEIVVKYYFTYSVTSLVAGVALDRWGGKGVISFGSLVLGVGSLLFAVPLVAAGDIGRLLQGAGSAFAFTGCVYLAAHGFSPKFLATAIGITQCVGMLGGSAGQFVTGPLISSGFPVKSFWLIIGVISVVIAVMLYMTTPREQVSVSGKTAGILAPYRIVFTNPQSYLSGVISGCLFAPTTIFAMTWGIAFLKQDLQFSNQAAVVACAMVPMGWVVGCPLAGWISDRMGKRRPVLIAGIVVMFIAFTQFVFLPASLPSWLTLAVFGIASGVAMIPYSIIKEANPDEVKGSATGGINFLVFGVTSILGPIFAAYFGKTLFTASDNTAHFKGAGIFFIVIILVAFFLSLVIGETGKGAGLRKVQVS
- the ygiD gene encoding 4,5-DOPA-extradiol-dioxygenase, which produces MERKNFIKSIAVGALSMTTLSAFKNFTDNLPEDEHMMPVLFIGHGSPMNGIEDTEFSRRWTQMAKETPTPKAVLVVSAHWLTRGTRITAMDFPKTIHDFGGFPRELFAVQYPAPGDPLLAKETAKLIQSTQVELDHDWGLDHGTWTIIRHMYPHADIPVLQLSIDYSKHPQYHYEMAKELYALRKKGVLIIGSGNMVHNLRMAAWDRLNEQFAFDWASKINDQFKYLIQQNDHRALINYEKLGREATLAIPTPDHYLPLIYTLGLKSSKDNVAFFNDKAVAGSLTMTSVKIG
- a CDS encoding GNAT family N-acetyltransferase, which encodes MNVVKAPEQHTSPEPFNYHHIKSDKLLPDDYLSTVMDNIVIKRTASTVPDFQLLITELDADLRRRNGDIMDIYDGHNKLQPLDTAVVIYMNDVPVCCGCFKSYSDDAVEVKRVYVRDEARGKGFSKLLMKELETWATEIGFRKTVLETGSQQQEALGLYTSLGYKRIPNYEPYIGLPDSVCFEKDLL
- a CDS encoding thiamine pyrophosphate-dependent enzyme, with product MQSKVADQLVEMLVNAGIKRIYAITGDSLNGLNDAIRKHPELTWIHVRNEEAGAFAASADAQISGLACCAGSSGPGHVHLVNGLYDAHRSGAPVLAIATTCATKEFGSGYFQETNVIKLFDDCSYYTQVGATPEQVPRMTQAAIQTAVQKKGVAVVGLPGDVALSAATTIESSTRNYFTRATICPMPEELAVLAGIINAHPKICIFCGIGAAEAHDEVVAMAALLKAPVGYSFRGKMGIGYDNPYQVGMTGLLGLPSAYHSMHESDVVILLGTDFPYTQFYPENKKIIQIDIKPENLGRRAKLEMGLYGDIKTTLNALLPLLKEKTDNSFLNAQLEIYHKVQEHLQLYVKDKGAKNAIHPEAVAATLNKLAADDAIFTCDTGMCNVWSARYIDATGKRKMIGSFVHGSMANAMPHAMGAALASPGTQVVAMCGDGGISMLLGDLATIKQYRLPVKLIVFNNRSLGMVKLEMEVLGLPDFQVDMQDPDFAKVAEAMGIKGITISDPAELENGLREAFNTDGPVLVNVFTDPAALSMPPHVELKMVKGMAISMTKMMLGGKFEDVLASVKGNYKHLYELFD
- a CDS encoding Crp/Fnr family transcriptional regulator — encoded protein: MYDLFFQRFNEKVPLTTDETAIIKAHLVPKTLRKKEFLLHEGEVSKHIAFVENGVLRMYLPEENGTQRITQFAIEGWTIADLYSFLTGEPATQSIDALEDTTVLLISKSAHETLLKQLGKYETYMRLLITNAYIALQKRFTSSFHLSLEEQYQHFVNTYPQIVNRVPQHMIASYMGLTPATLSRLRKRLSLRKQG
- a CDS encoding porin; the encoded protein is MKQLLFICALCLITGLSSFAQGGSPEYKDGMRIKFDSSGKKYIQFNTYATFWARHTRANPGTAINGVQKDSWTDFSIRQFRLTTYSQLGPRYLIVANIGIDNQTFSSGGSSGGGNTGNGSAQFQGTLGKKPELYVHDLWNEYAVLPDHKDASCRMNNVSLYVGTGLHYWMGISRMTTASSSNYLALDVPLYNWPLVDLSDQFARQIGVYAKGHVYKLSYRWAVNKPFTVLNQPVAYPAGAPDSGYAVDNNAAGGLSTTGYVAWQFFERESDFLPFTVGTYVGTKKVLNVGAGYYYTASGTTTQRSNTATAALQEHNIGLWATDVFADIPFGGNTSNWAFTGYSVYYNYHFGPGYLRNGSIMNVNAGAAERYNGVKSQAGFGNLAPIIGTGTSWFTQAGILLPKTMWRSAVRVQAFGEYSWQRFQRYGSNAFTYWSCGSNIFLDGHHARVTLKYQTRPVVVADRQYTSRGTFIVATQVSL
- a CDS encoding 3-ketoacyl-ACP reductase translates to MQSLQGKTAVITGAGKGLGKAMALALAAEGVHLGLIARTAADLQQVAGEVKAINADVNVAYATADVGDYAQVKAAIASITGALKKIDILINNAGVLAYGGILEIPVEEWEKVFQVNVLGTYYVTREVLPFILEQGKGDIINVASTAGQKGAAKMTAYGASKAAVINFTESLMQEVRKSNVRVTTLNPSTIATEMTLTSKFTDGNPDKVLQPEDLAFLVVNNLKLPQRAFVKEVGLWSTNP
- a CDS encoding helix-turn-helix domain-containing protein, encoding MIQLVRRTMEILQYIAQNGNNVRLQDITQSLQLEKTTVHNFLKSLIELICISPEQVTAIFPDG
- a CDS encoding LamG domain-containing protein, with protein sequence MKRSTFPMTDGMTIPVRLSRLIGMAALILAFSLPVDAQRQRMTYNLSDLLTKKSFTVENRRISGLTEKNGVRLSADNGAGVAWINNASFSNGAIEADLRGKDIKQRSFIGIAFHGASKDDCEVIYFRPFNFHAKDSLASMHMVQYVQDTLYGWERLREEHPGVYENKLAVPPAPDDWFHVKIDVQGKAIKVYVNNEKSPSLQVTSLGTRTSGKLGLWVGNNAEGDFGNLVVAPR